A stretch of Castanea sativa cultivar Marrone di Chiusa Pesio chromosome 2, ASM4071231v1 DNA encodes these proteins:
- the LOC142623336 gene encoding uncharacterized protein LOC142623336, producing the protein MEEEQQDMETSKEEQINREEAYHFYSPCYFFEQVIKAFLKCLGHDSSPSTTEQQAQDPPSHAESEMKINEELADKATRSSRALKPPPRPPISSGGGPQINKASS; encoded by the exons atggaagaagAACAACAAGATATGGAAACTTCGAAAGAGgaacaaataaatagagaagAAGCATATCATTTCTACAGCCCTTGCTATTTCTTCGAACAAGTCATCAAGGCTTTCCTTAAGTGCCTTGGTCATGATTCCAGTCCCTCCACAACTGAACAACAAGCTCAAGACCCTCCTTCACATGCAGAAAGTGAAATGAAAATCAAt GAAGAGTTAGCAGACAAGGCCACAAGGTCATCAAGAGCTTTAAAACCGCCACCAAGACCACCAATAAGCAGTGGAGGAGGTCCTCAAATCAACAAAGCTTCATCTTAA